The sequence tctgtctctgtttatctctacctctctccctgtctgtttttctctctctctacttttctATTTCTGCTTCTTGACTCTACCTTTTTTTAGGAGAAGTGCTGTCTCTTGTCTAAACATGCTCTTCTTTAGGCATGTGTAAGTGGCATGAGTGTCATTTTCCATCCCAGATCCCAGTCCTATAAACAGTGACTTGcattttcctcatctctctctctctctctctctctctctctctctctctctctctctcggtccatTTCAGATCAGAAATGTTCCCGTCTCGACTGCTGGGAGCCATCTGTCTACTCATCGCCCAGTTCTCCAGCATTGGCAGGACCGCCTCAGGTGGGTCACCTTCTCCATCTGACGTCCAGGAAATAATTAAAGCCAGTCAGGTGCCCTTTAGAGACTCAGTTATAGCACTTGTGAAAGTTAAGCTCTTTTGGCTGGATGGTGTAACAGTGGTCCCTCCTCACCTACTGTGAGATGGTCAAAAAGGGAGACAGCTGCAGTAAAACTCGTCTAGACACCAGATGACTTCCAGGTGTCCATTAAAAGGTGCTGgttggattaaaaaaaaaaacagaccacaGACACCAAGTCCAACAGGTATCCCAGAAAGGCATATTGTATTGAGTTGGTGTTCTGTCCTTTTCTGGGTCAAACAGATGATGCAAGGCTACTACAGGTGACCATCCCCAAATCGCCACCAGCCGCTGCCATTTTGGGTGGATTCGTTGTGCTCCCCTGTCATGTGTCCCTGTCGCAGTCACCCCCGACGGTCTCCACGGTGGGTCGTCATGCCGTCCTCACCCTTCCGCGGGTCAAGTGGAGTGTTCTGTCCGCGGAGAAGGAGACTGAGATCTTGGTTGCCCGCGGCGACCGGGTGAAGGTGAGCGAGGCCTACAAGAGCCGGGCTTCACTGCCGAACTACGCCACATCCCCGGCTGACCTCACCCTGGAACTGGACGAGCTGCGACACAACGACACGGGATTCTATCGCTGCGAGGTTCAACAGGGCCTGGAGGACGCCCATGACCTCGTCCAGATCAAAGTCAAAGGTGAGACTTAGTCAGTTAAGTCAGTGCTTGTGCTGGGTGGTCAGTGGGGCTTCAGGGTGAGTGAGTTGTGTCTGACACAATGAGTCATTTGACTTTAACCATGATATTTGACAGGCTAACTATGCAGTGCACATTCATATAGTCCACTATAgtattcatttatttgtttgtgtttttatcaaGTGTTTTATGAATCATATCATTTCAACTTTTGCAAATCAGCAAAAACAATCAGCCTTGTTTGTCTGGTGCCTTTTCAAAGCTACAGTAGTCTGTGTCTTGAAAAAGGGAGTACGTCTGTTGATTTTCACAGTATGTCTTTGCAGGGGTCGTGTTTCACTATCGACATCCATCCAGCCGCTACGCCTTTTCCTTTGATCAGGCACAGGACGCCTGTGAGGACATCGGGGCCCAGATCGCCACCCCTGAGCAGCTCTTGGCTGCCTACAACAGTGGATATGAGCAGTGTGACGCAGGCTGGTTGTCTGATGGCTCAGTCAGGTAACAAGCCTTCTGGCCAAGCGCCACTACACCGACATTTAATCTGTGCTCCTGTGGCTTCACTGGCAAAGCATAATGAAGCAATGCCAATACAATGTGCCCAGACTCCACAGGAGcgctgttaaagcaacaccaaagagtttttttgtaccttaaaataatgtttccaaaattgtttcagtggttcatcaactcgtaacagggtgaacggcacttctgcattcgctttgcggccctctatcggctataaccgcactatgtaagtttgccagatcgggtagcggatctgtagttcgatggaatgagacataagaaactacaaatttgacgtcgcaatacatcataccttcataaaatcatgcaacatattctaccttgtctgtggacatcgttatttgcaaagccggagctggataaacaaatagcgtgcgtccgataaaggaaaagttctttggtgttgcaaACATGAACATGTACTTTGTTGCTATTACATTTTCTACCATGCTAATATTTGTTCAGTAATGATGACAAACCTCAGAAGTcccttccattttttttttacaccaaTCAGACTAATTCCTATTTCTCCCAGATATCCCATTCAGATGCCACGGGAGGGTTGCTTTGGGGACATGGATGGAATGCCGGGAGTCAGGAATTATGGAATGCTCGACCCAGATGAGCTCTATGATGTGTACTGCTACGTTGAGAACATTCAAGGTATCCTTCATATACTAGCAAAAAATAGGCTAAAATAAGATGTGATGTCAAAGATGtgatcaaaataaaagtcagtcTAATAATACATTTAGATCAGCCAAGCTTAACTTTTGTCTCTGTCCCAAAGGGGAGGTTTTTCACTCTGCCACACCCCAGCAGTTGACTTTGGCAGATGCCAAAGCTTATTGTGAAAGGCAAGGGGCAGAGTTAGCCACCACTGGCCAACTCTACGCCGCCTGGAACGATGGCCTGAACCACTGCAGTCCCGGATGGCTGGCGGACGGCAGTGTCCGCTACCCGATTGTGACGCCCCGGGAACGCTGTGGTGGGCCCGACCCTGGAGTCAAGACTGTGTACCGCTACAGCAACCAAACTGGATTCCCAGAGTCTCACATGCTTCATGACGTTTACTGCTTCAGAGGTAAGGCCAAAAAAGTTGATTTTAGCTGCACTCTGTGGAGGCTAATGCACAAAATACTACATTAACCCATGTCTTTGTGCCTTCCCTCACAGGCAATAAGGGCGCTCAGACAGAAAGCCCAATGGAGTACATGGCCACCGAGCCAGAGAATCAGGGCCAAGGCATCGTCACCCTCTCTGACCCCCTGGAGGAATTCAGCTTGGGTCAAGTGACGGAGCCAGTGGAGAATGAGGCCCAGGGTGCTGTTGAGTCCTTTCCTGTTCTCAGCAAACAGTTCCCGGGATTAGGAAGGGTGATAGAGCCTCCTGCCACCAAAATGCCCCTTCAGGAGGGTACTCTGGCTGGAGACCCGTTCAGCCCCACAACTCCGGCGCCCATCAACATGGACACTTTCTCCACGCATGACCCATGGCAAGAGGTGCACGTGCTCACCAATCCTGTTGATTTCGAATCAGTGCCAGAAATTTACCGGGAGACCAGCGACCCTGCCCGAGCAGGAGGTGACTCCCAGGAGAACGACACGTACGATCATTCCTCtccaaaaacaaatcaaactcCGCTGTATCTGCCAACTGAACAAGATGAACATGGTTCTACTCCCCAACATTACCAGCCAACGCCTGAAACCAGCTCAGGAAATGAAGAATCCTCAGTGCTTTTCAACACAGGGGGCACAAGTGTACCAGAAACAACCATAAGGCCTTTAGTATCAACACTGGTGTATGAGGTGTCAGAAGAGGCCAAGGGTGGTTATCAGACCACGCCAGAGACCAACCTGGGATCAGCTGGCCCATCGGAATATTGGGACGATAATATTAAAATCCATGAGGGTTCTGTGGCCAGTCATGAAATGACAGAGTCCACCAATGTAACGCAGGTCAATCCCACCCAGGAATATGACACCTTAGAAGCAGTGACCTTTGAGGACATGACGACACGACCCCTGGAGGACCTCACTGATTCAACCCTTCTGGAGAACAACACAGAGCTTCCATCCACCGACCCAACCCAATCTCACGACCTGTCTGAAACGGAAGATACGGATCAAACCGACGCACCGGCGCTCACAAGTGGCGCTCACACGGATGTTTCTGTTCACGAGGAACAGGACCAAGTCCAAACTGCCCGACCAACCCAGCCTTCCCTCGTGGACGCCACCACACTCCCTGCCCCCACAGAGGGATCTGGGGATGAAGATGTGGAGGTGATGGTGCCCAAGTTCTTTTTCACAGGAGATGCTGAGGAggcagaggtggaggagaacGGCACGGCTGCCTCAGTGGAGTCGGCAGAGCTGGTCACCCTGACCCCAGACGATTACACAGACCACACATCTCCTGACCACATCCGGGTGACAACAACAGGTAAGTGACGAGTCGAAGAAGTGAAAATAATTTGTGAACTGCACTGACGATTCTTGTATTAGTGTTTGTGTAAATGACGAGCTAAATCGGAAACCAGCCCCAAAACATGAATAATGAACTATTCATGTGTTTATAATACTCATAATCTGCTATTTTTGTAGATGTCTGTTATATGTCAGAGTTCTCTGACTTTTCCCATTGACTGATTTTAGTTTGATTGTCAATTGGTAGGCTTTGATCAGGAGCGGTCTAGTACACCATCTCCGTATTCCCCCACCACTGTAGACATGGTGGAGCAGAAGGCAGGTGCGACATCAGAAGAGTCAGTTTTGTTCCCAACTGATCATGATGGAGAGCATGATTATAGCCAGATGCCTACCATAGCAGGCGGGACAGAGGGAGGTTCTGGCGAAGGCTCGGGGGCTCGTGGTGATGACGACGTCATTTCAGTTACCCTGTTGACCTCCCCCGTGCCCTACACGCTTGCCACTCCGTTGGACACACGGCAGATGGTGGAGGTTGCATCGGGCACTCCGCGTAACCTGGACGTCTTCATACCGGAGAGAACCACCCTGTCTGCCTTGGGAGTGTCCCTGGAGGACCTAGAGAGGGTGGAGCAGGAGGGCTTGGGGGAAACCCCTGACGTTCTGTACACCACAACCGCACAGTACTCAGAGACGACACTTAGCCACGAGGGGAGTGGTGAAGAGGGAAGCGAGTCAGAGGAAGATGAGGTCGAGGAGCCTGTGCAGTCGTCTAGTGGCACATCTGTTCTAGGTGAGTACCCTGACGCCCTGCAGTTCAATGTCACCTCTGCCCCTTCCTTAAACCTCACAGAGAGTGAGGATGAAGACTTCACTGGCCTTCTTGAGGACGTGAACGCCACTGACAGTTTTGATGCTCTGGCCACCACTGACACACTCGAGGCTGAAAGCACCACAGACACGTCGCACATTAATGTGGAGGTCACTCTGCTTCCTGGCGAGACACAGACCCCAAGCTGGGGGACGCCGATGTCATCTACAGCACAAGAGTCTCGCTCCGACCTGGAATTCAGTGGTCAGACTcgcacctccaccacctcaggGGACCACTTAGACTCGTTAGATACAGAGTCCACCACCTCAGGGGACCACTTAGACTTGTTAGATACAGAGTCCACCACCTCAGGGGACCACTTGGACTCGTCAACCGAGACAGACTCCACCACCACAGGGGGGAACCTGGACTCGTTTGCTGAGACAGACTCCACGACCACAGGGCAGTCCCTGGACTCATCAACAGAGACAGACTCCACGACCACAGGACAGTCCCTGGACTCATCAACAGAGACAGACTCCACCACCACAGGACAGTCCCTGGACTCATCAACAGAGACAGACTCCACGACCACAGGACAGTCCCTGGACTCATCAACAGAGACAGACTCCACCACCACAGGGCAGTCCCTGGACTCATCAACAGAGACAGACTCCACGACCACAGAGGGGTACCTGGACTCTTTAGCTGAGACAGACTCTACCACCACAAGGCAGTCCCTGGACTCATCAACAGAGACAGACTCCACGACCACAGAGGGGTACCTGGACTCTTTAGCTGAGACAGACTCTACCACCACAAGGCAGTCCCTGGACTCGTTTGCCGAGACAGACTCCACCACCACAAGGCAGTCCCTGGACTCATCCGCCGAGACAGATTCCACCACCACAGAGTACCTGGACTCGTCAAGTGAGACAGAATCTGTCACCACACCCCCTCTAGTTGTCACCACCATGGAGTCAGATGAGGTTCATAGCCCCACAACCACATTAGCTCCAGTGGAGCTGGACCTTCTTGATGATCTGACCGTAAcaaccgccaccaccaccacctcggTAGAAGaggatgttgatgttgatgaggaggaggtgacGCCTACCGAGCCTGCTATCCAACGACCACTGCCATCTCAAAGAGCGGTGATCGTACGGACGGGGAACCTCTCAGGTAATGACCGAGACACGCCGTGCAAAGTGACCTCCCTGTCCGCCATTTTGTTTCTTCTCCTTGTGCAAATGTACTGAGGTCACCTCCTccttcaccacctcctcctcctccccctgcacCATGCACTGCAACACTTTCTCTCTTCGCTCGCTCCCTCTCCGCGCCTCTCTGTCTCAACGCTACAGCCTCGTTTAGCCGCCACTTGACTCTTTCTCCCTTCCTGACTAAGCACTCTTGCCTCTGCTTGTTTTTCTCCACTGGCTGCTAACAGCTGCCCATGTCAGAATCAAACTTGCACTAGCACATTGAATAGGGCAGCACAAGGCTTGGATCCAGCCGATGAATAGACTGAGTCTACAGCCCAGCCACAAGCAAACCTCAATTATTTTTGGTCTCCTGCTTATTGTTGATGCTTGCAACTCAAAGCTGGAATGAACCCCCAGTAATACTTGCACTGATGTCTCAGCTATGGCTTGCTGGAAACTCTTCTGCACACCTTAGTTGCTCTTTATCTTCCTCTAAATGCAAATGCAAAGCATAATGATTTTAGCATTCATTGCTAATACTTAGAACTGAAAGCCACTGTGTTTAACTGCCAGAGATGGCAACAGGTTAATTAATGCACTTGTGATGCACACGTACTTGCACTAAGTTGATCTTGGTTTGGTAGGGTCTGTTGGTTCTACctctgtggaaaaaaaaaatgtttatgaatATGTGATTTGTTACAACTGAAACCCATAAACCAGTCAGAAGACCTCAGATTAATATAATGTAGTGTATTAAGGTGTAAATACTTGAAGAAATATCACAGAACCTACGTTCTCAGACAAGGGCACATTTTTGTAGCTGTCTGTGTTGTGTAAGATTGTTGACAGAAAACATTGTGTATGAGTCAAAGAGTGAACAGCAAAGCTCAGTAAAGATCTTTTACACAGTTGATGCACTGGAAGTTGAAAGCCATTTTTTTCAGGACCTGCTGAATGACAGCGATGTAAAATGTTTTATAGAATGTATTTCTTGTATAGTATTTTTGCAAAGGAaagaatacagtgtgtgtggttCAATGTTGCCTCCCTACATCTAGCACAGTACTAATGACCTACCAACTCTGAAAGAAATAAAATACTGCCCTCCTGTGGCCAACTACTGTAATTACCCAATATCTGGTTGTGTTTTGCCTGCAGTATACAATCATGAAGATGTCATACAACAGCACAAATATAACTTGACCCGTTATTAATTTAAGAAAAGCAGGTAAATTCGTAAATTCAAGAGGGTATTTATGATTCAGATGCCTGCACGGAGAACCCATGTGCTAATGGTGGCACATGTGTTGAGAGTGGATCCACCACCAAGTGTCTCTGCCTACCAACCTATGGAGGGGATTTCTGCCAGATAGGTGAGTGAGCATTGAATTCAGCGTGTGTCAGTCTTAAAATAAAATCTCTTTCTGAGATTATAAAAGTACATATTTCATGTTGATAGGAAAATACATTTCTGCCATGTAACAACATGTCTACAACATTAACAAACCTCACATTGAACATTATAGGCAGCATTTTACTGACTACATAAATGTGGAATCATATTTAAGGGAACAGAAAATGTAGCAAATAAATGTACTGTTTTTTCTGTCCTCTCACTCatttgtgtgttgatgtgtgttcgGTTGTATGTTTACTGCCATGTGTATGCACGTCCATTGGTGCCATTTCCCTGACTGGGTGGGTGGGTAAccctgtccctctccctctcctagaCATGGAACACTGTGAGCCGGGCTGGGAGAAGTTCCAGGGCTTCTGCTACAGACACTTTGTGAAGCGCCAGAGCTGGGAGGTTGCGGAGCAGCACTGTCGCATGTGCGGGGGCCACCTGGTGTCAGTCATGAGCCCAGAAGAGCAGAATTTCATCAACGGTATACCGTCACCTCTGAGGAAGTAGTCATTAGGGGTTATCGGCTTGGTCACAAAGTATTCATATCACGATTCTTTATACCCTTGATTTCAGCAATCGTATTTGATTCACTTTACCCTTTTATATTAAGAAATCTGTGACTTGGATTTCCAGTCTTTATTTGAAGTCTATACATGGCCAGACACCAGACAGATTTTGATAACTGCTAAATTTAATAAAGAGCCGACTCAGAAAGCCAAATCACCGAGTTGAAATAAATTTGTACGGCTGCCATTTGCTTTCTATAGCGTCTTTTACATTCAGTAAATGCAAAGCAACACAAGATACACAATATaatgccaaaatgtatccatAGCAGTTTTGAAAGTTTCTTCAACTTCCATTACCTGTGTCTAGAGAAGGTCTTTATGCACCACACTGCAGCACAGTTACGTCTATGTATATCACAAGGTATACTTTCCTAATCATTCTGGGCTCGTTCTGGTAGTGCCTAGTTTGCTCATGTTCTTCCCAAACACAGCTACTACTAGTTTTGACTACTCTGTAAAAAGGATGGGGGCTTGAAAGCTATCTTACATTCCAGTGGCCTCTCTGAAGTGTTTATaatcctctctcttcttttcttttctctccctccttcctctctcactctctctgtctccagatAGGTACAGGGAATACCAGTGGACCGGGCTCAACGACAGGACAATCGAGGCAGACTTCCGCTGGTCTGATGGAAATCCTCTGGTGAGAGAaagtatttctttctttttttctctttctttctttctttctttctttctttctttctttctttctcctttctccttcCCCTATTGATGTAAATATATTTCTCTCTAAGCTTTATGAGAACTGGTACCGCGGGCAGCCCGACAGCTACTTCCTGTCTGGGGAGAACtgtgtggtgatggtgtggCATGACGACGGGCGCTGGAGCGACGTGCCCTGCAACTACCACCTCTCTTACACCTGCAAGAAGGGCATCGGTGAGTACGCCACAAACGGCACAAAGATGGTCTGATTCCTTTGGTCTTCACATCTGTGACATGACGTCTCAATCCATTACGGTGAGATGGACTATCAGCCAACACCAATCAACATCACCAAACACAACATGAAATGGAAGTAATGTGCTTTAGTAGAGTTAATAATAACCAAAAGGCTCTGTTgaaatgagtgagtgtgaaagTCGAGTTTATTTTAGACGCCTTGATGGTGATCTGTGTAAAGACATACTGTAGCAATCTCAAGACCCTTACATGTTTGAATACACACCAACCATGGACATATAATGCCTAGCCTGGCAGGACAGTATGCTCCTTTTATTGTTAGTGTGATATCTTTATGTTCAAGAGGAAACTGTTCAGTTGGTTGGGAAATACTTGATTACTGTGTTTAGGTCCACTGTAGTTACGTGTGCATTCATCATCCCTAGCCTTCTGTGGACAGCCCCCTACTGTCCTAAATGCAAAGATGTTTGGCAAGCGGCGCCTCCGCTATGAGACCAATGCCAAGGTGCGCTACTACTGCGAGGAGGGCTACCTCCAAAGGCAGAACCCAATCATCAAATGCCTCCCCAACGGCCAGTGGGAGGACCCTCAGATCACCTGCACATCAGGTAGAGTATGCCCAATGCCACCTCCACTAATCCAAATGGGACTTACACATACAATATATTGGCTCTGGCTTTTGTGCATCAGAAAACAGCTTTTAGAAGTCTACCGCACTGCATCCCTTTCATTTATTCTTATTTTCATTCAATCTTTATTCATGCTCTGAAGTTCATTGAGGGTAGTCCTCATTTTCGGTGATGGTGAGATAACATTATTATACTACAGCACTGTCAACACTGTTGCTACCTTTTGTGTGTCTAGGTACACTTCTAACCCAATGCCGTAATCATAATACACTTTGAGGGGGACATGTCCCCCCAATATTCAACTATGCTCAAAATGTCCCCCCATATAAAGACATAAATTGTTTAATGCCTCAATAGCCTGTCACTCACCGCTGTCCGTGCCGCTGTAACCTAATCACAAATTGTTAACCAGAATAAATTCTATAGGCTGATGTAACTAGCCATCAGCCCATTGTGTAAATTTAGAATCTGTTAATGTTCTTATTAATTGTTGATGGGACATTTAATATTGTAACACCATACCAACACTAATACTTACAACTGAATATATATTCCATCGTCAGTTCATTTCACATTCGAGAAATCAAAGACGCTGTAATGTAACGTCAGTCAGTTGCACATTTCTCACAGTCAATACATGAGATTTCAGAGCCATGTTCAGCAAGGACGTGGTTGAAACTGTAAGAACAACATGCAAGGTTGGTAAAAACAGATGTAAAAACTGGTAAAAACAGGTTTTGTTCTTTAAAAGGGAATTCCAGGGAATTCTTTGTCATAACTcccgtacaaacacacacacacacacacacacacacacacttacagttgGCCTTGGGTGTTGCCATTTCTgaagaaataaaaacacaaaaactgATTATCAAACTCCTGTGCTCTGAATGAATTCCTCTGCCTTTTGTCTGaggttcacagacacacaagctggCCTATCAGTCACAGGCTCATCATCTCTGTCATGCACATGAGTCAGTCATACTCTAGAAGcttcttttttttacctttctccagttcatccagccgttctctgagtctggcgataccacttttagctccagcctagcatagatcattgaataagattagaccattagcatctcgcctgctagcatcacgtttaaaagtgactaagatttccggtaattttcctatttaaaacttgtctcctctaaagttagaaagtgtaataagaccaacggaaaatgaaatgtggcgattttctaggctgatttgaatatatatttaaatgtatttagcATATTTTTGATCTGAGAGTGAAGTGATGTTGTAACTTCATAAGTATACAGTAGTGTGAGGGTATCTCTATGGGATCATTTTGAAAGTCTGAAAGCTGACGTTTTCTGTCTCCAGCCTCCCCTGAGTCTCCGGCCATTGTGTCGACGTCTGTGGGTACGGAGGTGATGGTGGAGGACACAACGACAGAGAAGGCCTCGCCACAGTTTTGGGACATCAAGTGGAGCTTCTAAGAATCTCACAGGAACCCAACAGAACTTCCTCATCCATAATCCATTGTCATCCCAAGACCCAGGAGATCCTCATCCATCACATAGTCAGAAGCCTCACTGTCACCCAGCGTTTTTAGCATTCTTGAAAACTGCACAACTTCTTCTATCACCAGCAATATACAGACCACAGGATTACACATTGTATATTTCCCCATGACACGGAATTACAAAAATTTTCGTAATTCTAAGATATCAGTCACAACACAGCAGTTAGTGACTCGTTTGCTAATTTGTTCACTCACAAGATGTTT is a genomic window of Alosa sapidissima isolate fAloSap1 chromosome 10, fAloSap1.pri, whole genome shotgun sequence containing:
- the bcan gene encoding brevican core protein isoform X1; amino-acid sequence: MLFFRHVSEMFPSRLLGAICLLIAQFSSIGRTASDDARLLQVTIPKSPPAAAILGGFVVLPCHVSLSQSPPTVSTVGRHAVLTLPRVKWSVLSAEKETEILVARGDRVKVSEAYKSRASLPNYATSPADLTLELDELRHNDTGFYRCEVQQGLEDAHDLVQIKVKGVVFHYRHPSSRYAFSFDQAQDACEDIGAQIATPEQLLAAYNSGYEQCDAGWLSDGSVRYPIQMPREGCFGDMDGMPGVRNYGMLDPDELYDVYCYVENIQGEVFHSATPQQLTLADAKAYCERQGAELATTGQLYAAWNDGLNHCSPGWLADGSVRYPIVTPRERCGGPDPGVKTVYRYSNQTGFPESHMLHDVYCFRGNKGAQTESPMEYMATEPENQGQGIVTLSDPLEEFSLGQVTEPVENEAQGAVESFPVLSKQFPGLGRVIEPPATKMPLQEGTLAGDPFSPTTPAPINMDTFSTHDPWQEVHVLTNPVDFESVPEIYRETSDPARAGGDSQENDTYDHSSPKTNQTPLYLPTEQDEHGSTPQHYQPTPETSSGNEESSVLFNTGGTSVPETTIRPLVSTLVYEVSEEAKGGYQTTPETNLGSAGPSEYWDDNIKIHEGSVASHEMTESTNVTQVNPTQEYDTLEAVTFEDMTTRPLEDLTDSTLLENNTELPSTDPTQSHDLSETEDTDQTDAPALTSGAHTDVSVHEEQDQVQTARPTQPSLVDATTLPAPTEGSGDEDVEVMVPKFFFTGDAEEAEVEENGTAASVESAELVTLTPDDYTDHTSPDHIRVTTTGFDQERSSTPSPYSPTTVDMVEQKAGATSEESVLFPTDHDGEHDYSQMPTIAGGTEGGSGEGSGARGDDDVISVTLLTSPVPYTLATPLDTRQMVEVASGTPRNLDVFIPERTTLSALGVSLEDLERVEQEGLGETPDVLYTTTAQYSETTLSHEGSGEEGSESEEDEVEEPVQSSSGTSVLGEYPDALQFNVTSAPSLNLTESEDEDFTGLLEDVNATDSFDALATTDTLEAESTTDTSHINVEVTLLPGETQTPSWGTPMSSTAQESRSDLEFSGQTRTSTTSGDHLDSLDTESTTSGDHLDLLDTESTTSGDHLDSSTETDSTTTGGNLDSFAETDSTTTGQSLDSSTETDSTTTGQSLDSSTETDSTTTGQSLDSSTETDSTTTGQSLDSSTETDSTTTGQSLDSSTETDSTTTEGYLDSLAETDSTTTRQSLDSSTETDSTTTEGYLDSLAETDSTTTRQSLDSFAETDSTTTRQSLDSSAETDSTTTEYLDSSSETESVTTPPLVVTTMESDEVHSPTTTLAPVELDLLDDLTVTTATTTTSVEEDVDVDEEEVTPTEPAIQRPLPSQRAVIVRTGNLSDACTENPCANGGTCVESGSTTKCLCLPTYGGDFCQIDMEHCEPGWEKFQGFCYRHFVKRQSWEVAEQHCRMCGGHLVSVMSPEEQNFINDRYREYQWTGLNDRTIEADFRWSDGNPLLYENWYRGQPDSYFLSGENCVVMVWHDDGRWSDVPCNYHLSYTCKKGIAFCGQPPTVLNAKMFGKRRLRYETNAKVRYYCEEGYLQRQNPIIKCLPNGQWEDPQITCTSASPESPAIVSTSVGTEVMVEDTTTEKASPQFWDIKWSF
- the bcan gene encoding brevican core protein isoform X3, which gives rise to MLFFRHVSEMFPSRLLGAICLLIAQFSSIGRTASDDARLLQVTIPKSPPAAAILGGFVVLPCHVSLSQSPPTVSTVGRHAVLTLPRVKWSVLSAEKETEILVARGDRVKVSEAYKSRASLPNYATSPADLTLELDELRHNDTGFYRCEVQQGLEDAHDLVQIKVKGVVFHYRHPSSRYAFSFDQAQDACEDIGAQIATPEQLLAAYNSGYEQCDAGWLSDGSVRYPIQMPREGCFGDMDGMPGVRNYGMLDPDELYDVYCYVENIQGEVFHSATPQQLTLADAKAYCERQGAELATTGQLYAAWNDGLNHCSPGWLADGSVRYPIVTPRERCGGPDPGVKTVYRYSNQTGFPESHMLHDVYCFRGNKGAQTESPMEYMATEPENQGQGIVTLSDPLEEFSLGQVTEPVENEAQGAVESFPVLSKQFPGLGRVIEPPATKMPLQEGTLAGDPFSPTTPAPINMDTFSTHDPWQEVHVLTNPVDFESVPEIYRETSDPARAGGDSQENDTYDHSSPKTNQTPLYLPTEQDEHGSTPQHYQPTPETSSGNEESSVLFNTGGTSVPETTIRPLVSTLVYEVSEEAKGGYQTTPETNLGSAGPSEYWDDNIKIHEGSVASHEMTESTNVTQVNPTQEYDTLEAVTFEDMTTRPLEDLTDSTLLENNTELPSTDPTQSHDLSETEDTDQTDAPALTSGAHTDVSVHEEQDQVQTARPTQPSLVDATTLPAPTEGSGDEDVEVMVPKFFFTGDAEEAEVEENGTAASVESAELVTLTPDDYTDHTSPDHIRVTTTGFDQERSSTPSPYSPTTVDMVEQKAGATSEESVLFPTDHDGEHDYSQMPTIAGGTEGGSGEGSGARGDDDVISVTLLTSPVPYTLATPLDTRQMVEVASGTPRNLDVFIPERTTLSALGVSLEDLERVEQEGLGETPDVLYTTTAQYSETTLSHEGSGEEGSESEEDEVEEPVQSSSGTSVLGEYPDALQFNVTSAPSLNLTESEDEDFTGLLEDVNATDSFDALATTDTLEAESTTDTSHINVEVTLLPGETQTPSWGTPMSSTAQESRSDLEFSGQTRTSTTSGDHLDSLDTESTTSGDHLDLLDTESTTSGDHLDSSTETDSTTTGGNLDSFAETDSTTTGQSLDSSTETDSTTTGQSLDSSTETDSTTTGQSLDSSTETDSTTTGQSLDSSTETDSTTTGQSLDSSTETDSTTTEGYLDSLAETDSTTTRQSLDSFAETDSTTTRQSLDSSAETDSTTTEYLDSSSETESVTTPPLVVTTMESDEVHSPTTTLAPVELDLLDDLTVTTATTTTSVEEDVDVDEEEVTPTEPAIQRPLPSQRAVIVRTGNLSDACTENPCANGGTCVESGSTTKCLCLPTYGGDFCQIDMEHCEPGWEKFQGFCYRHFVKRQSWEVAEQHCRMCGGHLVSVMSPEEQNFINDRYREYQWTGLNDRTIEADFRWSDGNPLLYENWYRGQPDSYFLSGENCVVMVWHDDGRWSDVPCNYHLSYTCKKGIAFCGQPPTVLNAKMFGKRRLRYETNAKVRYYCEEGYLQRQNPIIKCLPNGQWEDPQITCTSASPESPAIVSTSVGTEVMVEDTTTEKASPQFWDIKWSF